A window of Mucilaginibacter paludis DSM 18603 contains these coding sequences:
- a CDS encoding Rpn family recombination-promoting nuclease/putative transposase, which translates to MPQNAMPYTGRYIDPLVDFAFKKIFGSEPNKDLLIAFLNEVFRGRKHIVDLVYNKNEHPGDLRDEGAAIFDLLCTGAQGEQFIIEVQRGRQVNFKERALFYTSRLISNQAPKGRRSNWAYQLTEVYLVALLEYFTLALSRDAQYLHDICLCNRDTGEIFYDKLGYTYIELSKFVKEGADLETDLEKWLYVLKNMSQMEKIPLYLRKPIFEKLFNIAEYSNLTKEEKNMYDSSMKYKWDNQNVLDYARQEAKQEGEYQKAIEIALEMKRDDIPAAQISKFTKLPIEEIEKL; encoded by the coding sequence ATGCCTCAAAACGCCATGCCCTATACCGGGCGCTACATCGATCCGCTGGTAGATTTCGCCTTCAAAAAAATATTTGGCAGCGAACCCAATAAGGATCTGTTGATTGCTTTTTTAAACGAAGTGTTCCGCGGCCGCAAACACATTGTTGACTTGGTTTACAACAAGAACGAACATCCCGGCGACTTGCGCGACGAGGGCGCGGCCATCTTCGATCTGCTTTGCACCGGTGCCCAGGGCGAGCAATTCATCATCGAGGTGCAGCGCGGCAGGCAGGTTAACTTTAAAGAGCGGGCACTGTTTTATACCTCGCGCCTCATCAGCAACCAGGCCCCCAAAGGCAGGCGCAGTAACTGGGCCTACCAGTTAACCGAAGTATACCTGGTGGCCTTGTTAGAATATTTTACTTTAGCCTTGAGCCGGGATGCGCAATACCTGCACGATATTTGCCTGTGTAACAGGGATACCGGCGAAATATTTTACGATAAGCTGGGCTACACTTACATAGAATTAAGTAAATTTGTAAAAGAGGGTGCCGATTTGGAAACCGATCTGGAAAAATGGCTTTATGTACTAAAAAATATGAGCCAGATGGAAAAGATCCCTTTATACCTTCGGAAACCTATATTTGAAAAACTATTCAACATAGCCGAATACAGTAATTTGACAAAGGAGGAAAAAAACATGTACGATAGCAGCATGAAATATAAGTGGGATAATCAAAACGTACTGGACTATGCCCGCCAGGAGGCCAAACAGGAAGGTGAATATCAAAAAGCAATAGAAATTGCCCTTGAAATGAAACGTGACGATATTCCTGCCGCTCAGATCTCAAAATTCACAAAGTTACCTATCGAGGAAATAGAAAAGTTGTAG
- a CDS encoding dihydrofolate reductase codes for MIITIVVAISSNYAIGKNNQLLWHLPKDLKHFKDITAGGTVIMGRKTFDSVGKPLPKRRNIVITRQAITIAGCEVVSSLDEAIALCNDEQEVFIVGGAEVYRQAMPVTNRIYLTIVHHSFDADTFFPEIDYKQWHEIAREDHQTDEKHQFAYSFITLERA; via the coding sequence ATGATCATCACCATCGTAGTCGCCATATCATCCAATTACGCCATTGGCAAAAACAACCAGTTGCTGTGGCATCTGCCTAAAGATTTAAAACATTTTAAGGATATTACTGCCGGTGGTACCGTTATTATGGGCCGCAAAACTTTCGATTCGGTGGGTAAGCCTTTGCCTAAGCGTCGCAATATTGTGATTACCCGGCAGGCTATTACCATTGCCGGTTGCGAGGTGGTAAGCTCGCTGGATGAGGCTATTGCTTTATGCAACGATGAACAGGAAGTTTTTATTGTTGGCGGGGCCGAAGTTTACCGCCAGGCCATGCCTGTTACCAACCGTATTTACCTGACTATTGTGCACCACAGCTTTGATGCGGACACGTTTTTCCCGGAAATTGATTATAAACAATGGCACGAAATAGCCCGTGAGGACCACCAAACCGACGAAAAACACCAGTTTGCGTACTCTTTTATCACGCTTGAACGGGCTTAA
- the secDF gene encoding protein translocase subunit SecDF, giving the protein MQGKGIIKFFAILLAVVCLYQLSFTFVAQKVERDAKDYAKGNLLKERSYLDSMATQPVYPLLKHTYQYCKDKEIALGLDLKGGMDVTMQISLVELVKSLSNNNPDVALNQALANASVIAKTSTADYITLFVQEYEKLAPNAKLAAIFSTKENQDHIKFNASNNEVKSFLQDQAKVAITQAKTVLTTRIDQFGVTQPNIQLQQGNRILIEMPGVFDKERVDKLLQGSANLEFYETFDNAEFYQVLINVDKILAAKAKINKTDTTAAQKVAATAETKKDSTKADLSLLNKVQKNAGKDSTSALGKKNQLNQNPLFAVMQLNTRQGENGQPQLGPGPVVGYSAQKDTAKVNAYLNSADAKSVIPHNVKLLWGVKPIEKTKIFELYAIKLSGAENGPVLAGDVISDARPSNDQKGNPEVVMVMNSDGATKWRRVTAVAAAKEPKKAIAIVLDNNVYSAPTVQNEIAGGISSISGNFSIEDTKDLANVLKSGRLKAPAHIIGEEIVGASLGQEAISAGLTSSLVGLLVVLIFMVAYYNRAGTVACIAVVINVFFLMGVLASLNAVLTLEGIAGIVLTLGIAVDANVLIYERVREELAHGKSLRIAVTDGFTHALSSILDSNISTFLTGFILYIFGSGPIRGFATTLMIGIVTSLFCSLLISRLIFEWMLKKDIQIKFSNPWSSHTFKNAHFAFVKNRFKFYIFSGVFILAGLVSMFTQGFNYGVDFKGGRTYIVRYDQPVSSESVREAVVLTLNKETIVKTFGTSGNQVSITTTYLIDDNSNEAGTKVQEQLKTGLAKVPGKYQIMSQQTVGPTIASDLKSSAIYAVLFAILIISVYILIRFRKWQFSLGAMIATAHDALLVLSFFSLFKDVLPFSLDIDQKFIAAILTVIGYSINDTVVVFDRIREFLELHHAKTDKPEEVINQAINSTLSRTIITALTVIFVLVVLFIFGGDVIRGFSFALLIGVTFGTYSSICVATPVIVDFGKKDLR; this is encoded by the coding sequence ATGCAAGGTAAAGGGATTATTAAATTTTTCGCCATTCTACTGGCAGTAGTTTGCTTATATCAGCTTTCGTTCACGTTTGTGGCACAGAAAGTTGAACGCGATGCCAAAGACTATGCGAAGGGTAACCTGCTTAAGGAAAGAAGTTATCTGGACTCGATGGCGACACAACCCGTGTATCCGCTATTGAAACACACTTATCAGTACTGCAAGGATAAGGAAATTGCGTTAGGTTTGGATTTAAAGGGCGGTATGGATGTTACCATGCAAATCTCGTTGGTTGAGTTGGTAAAATCATTATCAAACAACAACCCCGATGTTGCCTTAAACCAGGCCCTGGCCAACGCCAGCGTTATTGCCAAAACCAGCACTGCCGATTATATTACCCTGTTTGTGCAGGAGTATGAAAAGCTTGCACCTAATGCCAAGCTTGCCGCCATATTTTCTACCAAAGAAAATCAGGACCACATTAAGTTTAACGCTTCAAACAACGAAGTGAAAAGCTTTTTGCAAGATCAGGCCAAGGTTGCTATCACACAGGCTAAAACGGTATTAACTACCCGTATTGACCAGTTTGGCGTTACCCAGCCTAACATACAGTTGCAACAAGGCAACCGGATATTGATTGAGATGCCGGGCGTTTTTGATAAAGAGCGTGTAGATAAACTTTTACAAGGTTCGGCCAACCTGGAGTTTTACGAAACTTTTGATAATGCCGAGTTTTACCAGGTTTTAATTAACGTGGATAAAATTTTAGCCGCTAAAGCTAAAATTAACAAAACCGATACCACTGCCGCACAAAAAGTAGCCGCTACCGCCGAAACTAAAAAAGATTCGACCAAGGCTGATCTGAGCTTGTTAAACAAGGTGCAGAAAAATGCCGGTAAGGATAGCACATCGGCCTTAGGCAAAAAAAATCAGCTTAACCAAAACCCTTTGTTTGCTGTAATGCAGCTCAACACCAGGCAAGGCGAAAACGGCCAGCCGCAGTTAGGCCCAGGCCCGGTTGTTGGTTATTCGGCTCAAAAAGATACAGCTAAGGTTAACGCTTACTTAAACAGCGCCGATGCAAAATCGGTAATACCGCATAACGTTAAGTTACTGTGGGGCGTAAAACCTATCGAAAAAACAAAAATATTTGAGTTATATGCCATCAAATTATCAGGCGCCGAAAACGGACCTGTATTAGCCGGTGATGTAATATCAGACGCCCGCCCAAGTAACGACCAAAAAGGCAACCCCGAGGTTGTGATGGTAATGAACTCGGACGGTGCTACCAAATGGAGAAGGGTAACTGCCGTAGCAGCCGCCAAAGAGCCTAAAAAGGCTATCGCCATTGTGTTGGATAACAACGTATACTCTGCACCAACCGTACAGAACGAAATTGCAGGTGGTATATCATCCATCAGCGGTAACTTCTCTATCGAGGATACCAAGGATTTGGCCAACGTATTAAAATCGGGCCGTTTAAAAGCACCAGCCCACATTATTGGTGAGGAAATTGTAGGAGCATCCTTAGGTCAGGAAGCAATTAGCGCGGGTTTAACCTCGTCGTTGGTGGGTTTACTGGTTGTATTGATCTTCATGGTGGCCTACTATAACCGTGCAGGTACTGTAGCCTGTATAGCGGTAGTTATTAACGTATTCTTCCTGATGGGCGTACTGGCCAGCTTAAACGCGGTATTAACGCTCGAGGGTATTGCCGGTATTGTGTTAACCTTAGGTATAGCGGTTGATGCCAACGTATTGATTTATGAGCGTGTGCGCGAAGAGCTGGCTCATGGCAAATCGTTACGTATTGCTGTTACCGATGGTTTTACCCATGCGCTATCATCCATCCTTGATTCAAACATCAGTACCTTCCTTACCGGTTTCATTTTATACATATTTGGTTCGGGCCCTATCAGGGGTTTTGCTACCACCTTGATGATCGGTATCGTAACTTCCCTGTTCTGTTCATTATTAATCTCGAGGTTAATATTTGAGTGGATGCTGAAAAAAGATATCCAAATTAAGTTTTCAAACCCTTGGAGCTCACATACCTTTAAAAACGCTCACTTCGCGTTTGTTAAAAACCGTTTTAAATTTTACATCTTCTCAGGTGTGTTTATTTTAGCCGGTTTGGTATCCATGTTTACCCAAGGCTTTAACTACGGTGTTGATTTTAAAGGCGGCCGTACGTACATCGTCCGTTATGATCAGCCGGTATCAAGCGAAAGCGTTCGTGAGGCCGTAGTTCTAACCTTAAATAAAGAAACTATTGTTAAAACCTTCGGTACATCGGGCAACCAGGTAAGTATCACCACTACTTATTTAATTGACGATAACAGCAACGAAGCTGGCACCAAAGTACAAGAACAGCTAAAAACCGGTTTGGCCAAAGTGCCGGGCAAATACCAGATCATGAGCCAGCAAACTGTTGGCCCAACCATCGCCAGCGATTTAAAATCATCGGCCATTTACGCGGTATTGTTCGCCATCCTCATCATTTCAGTTTATATCCTCATCCGTTTCCGCAAATGGCAGTTCAGCTTAGGTGCCATGATTGCTACGGCGCATGATGCCTTGCTGGTATTATCCTTCTTCTCGTTGTTTAAGGATGTGCTGCCGTTCTCGCTGGATATCGATCAGAAGTTTATAGCGGCCATATTAACGGTAATTGGTTACTCCATTAACGATACCGTGGTTGTGTTCGACAGGATCCGCGAGTTCCTTGAACTGCACCATGCCAAAACTGATAAGCCAGAAGAGGTTATCAACCAGGCTATCAACAGCACCCTGAGCCGTACCATCATCACCGCTTTAACGGTAATATTTGTATTGGTGGTATTGTTTATATTTGGTGGCGATGTGATCAGAGGCTTCTCGTTCGCGTTATTAATCGGTGTAACCTTTGGTACCTACTCGTCCATCTGCGTGGCAACACCGGTGATTGTAGACTTTGGTAAAAAAGATTTAAGATAA
- a CDS encoding NAD(P)/FAD-dependent oxidoreductase, with translation METGDKSKFAKVVVVGGGFGGIELAKHLADKPVEVLMLDKHNYHTFQPLLYQVATGGLEADSIAFPLRKIFEGQKNFKFRIAEVTKLNPEANSIDTTIGPIKYDYLVLATGSTTNFFGNKQIEHFSMPMKSIPEALNLRSMILQNLEEAILLTTREAREPYLNFVVVGAGPTGVELSGSIAELRNHILHKDYPELNKDEMKVYLVEGLPKVLQVMSEQASAKSAEFLKEMGVEVMTSVMVKDYDGKQITFADGKSIKTHNVIWSAGVMGQVIEGLPKEAISRGNRIQTDDINRVNGYANIFAIGDVAAVITTDTPKGHPGVAPVAIQQGKHLAKNLVKMLNNEPTEPFKYFDKGSMATIGRNKAVVDIGKIHFQGFFAWLTWMFVHLISLVSFRNKVVVFINWIGSYFSYNGGARLIIRKFSREEIVNTEHLPKADD, from the coding sequence ATGGAAACAGGCGACAAATCAAAATTTGCAAAAGTAGTTGTGGTTGGCGGTGGTTTTGGCGGTATTGAACTGGCCAAACACCTGGCCGATAAACCAGTGGAGGTGTTGATGCTGGATAAACATAATTACCATACCTTCCAGCCCCTGCTTTACCAGGTTGCAACCGGCGGCTTGGAGGCCGATTCGATCGCTTTCCCCTTGCGCAAAATATTTGAGGGTCAAAAAAACTTTAAGTTCAGGATAGCCGAGGTTACCAAGTTAAACCCGGAAGCTAACAGCATCGACACCACCATAGGCCCCATTAAGTATGATTACCTGGTACTGGCCACGGGCTCTACCACTAACTTTTTTGGCAATAAGCAAATTGAGCATTTCTCGATGCCCATGAAAAGCATCCCCGAGGCGCTTAACCTGCGCAGCATGATTTTGCAAAACCTGGAAGAAGCCATACTGCTCACCACCCGCGAAGCGCGCGAACCTTACCTTAACTTTGTGGTGGTAGGTGCCGGCCCTACCGGGGTAGAGCTATCGGGCTCAATTGCCGAACTGCGCAACCATATATTGCATAAGGATTATCCCGAACTGAATAAAGACGAGATGAAGGTTTACCTGGTAGAGGGTTTGCCCAAGGTGCTACAGGTAATGTCGGAACAGGCATCCGCCAAATCGGCCGAGTTTTTAAAGGAGATGGGTGTTGAGGTGATGACCAGCGTAATGGTGAAGGATTACGACGGAAAGCAAATTACCTTTGCCGACGGCAAAAGCATTAAAACTCATAACGTGATCTGGTCGGCCGGGGTGATGGGGCAGGTGATTGAGGGGCTGCCTAAAGAAGCTATTTCACGCGGCAACCGCATCCAAACCGACGATATTAACCGCGTAAACGGCTATGCCAATATTTTTGCCATTGGCGATGTTGCTGCGGTTATTACAACCGATACGCCCAAGGGCCACCCCGGCGTAGCCCCGGTAGCCATACAGCAGGGTAAGCACCTGGCCAAAAATTTAGTAAAGATGCTCAACAATGAGCCTACTGAGCCTTTTAAATATTTTGATAAAGGCTCCATGGCCACCATTGGCCGCAACAAGGCTGTGGTTGATATTGGCAAAATCCACTTCCAGGGCTTTTTTGCCTGGCTCACCTGGATGTTTGTTCACCTCATATCGCTGGTAAGCTTCCGCAACAAAGTGGTTGTTTTTATCAACTGGATAGGCAGCTATTTTAGCTACAATGGCGGCGCCAGGCTCATCATCCGCAAATTTAGCCGCGAAGAAATTGTAAATACAGAGCATTTGCCGAAGGCGGATGACTGA
- a CDS encoding glutathionylspermidine synthase family protein, whose translation MQRLTTTPRNNWQKAVEALGFNFHTTDVPYWDETAYYTFTLPEVEKLESVSAELWEMCVAAVQHVIDHNLFDVFKISAFIIPHIIDSWNNDAPAIYGRFDLWYDGIAEPKLIEFNADTPTSLFEASIIQWFWLKDFDEPQDQFNSIHEKLIDYWQNLKHHLYDDTLYFTCVKNNLEDFTTTAYLQDCAMQAGLNTSFIYIEDIGWDNANSYFVDLDNQPIRNIFKLYPYEWMVNEDFGKNIIADTQQALWIEPTWKMLMSNKAILPLLWQLFPYHKNLLPAYFTRSNLVDYVKKPLLSREGANITIVQNEQVIAHSEGDYGEEGYIFQQLCKLPDFDGNYPIIGSWIVGQQPAGIGIRESDGLITNNTSRFVPHLILQ comes from the coding sequence ATGCAGCGCTTAACAACCACACCACGCAACAATTGGCAAAAAGCTGTTGAGGCTTTAGGCTTTAACTTCCACACTACCGATGTGCCCTATTGGGACGAAACGGCATATTATACCTTCACCCTGCCCGAGGTTGAAAAATTGGAAAGCGTATCTGCCGAGCTCTGGGAAATGTGCGTAGCAGCCGTTCAGCATGTTATTGATCATAATTTATTTGATGTTTTTAAAATATCCGCCTTCATTATTCCGCATATCATAGATTCGTGGAATAATGACGCACCGGCAATTTACGGCAGGTTTGATTTATGGTACGATGGCATAGCCGAACCTAAATTAATTGAGTTTAATGCCGATACGCCTACCTCACTTTTTGAAGCATCTATTATACAATGGTTTTGGTTGAAAGATTTTGATGAACCCCAAGACCAGTTTAACTCCATACACGAGAAACTGATTGATTACTGGCAAAACCTCAAGCATCACCTATACGATGATACGCTGTATTTTACCTGCGTTAAAAACAATTTAGAAGACTTTACAACCACTGCCTACCTGCAGGATTGCGCCATGCAGGCCGGCCTTAATACCAGCTTTATTTATATTGAAGATATAGGCTGGGATAACGCCAACAGCTATTTTGTTGATCTGGATAACCAGCCCATACGCAACATATTTAAGTTATACCCCTACGAATGGATGGTGAACGAAGATTTTGGTAAAAACATTATTGCCGATACGCAGCAGGCTTTATGGATTGAGCCCACCTGGAAAATGCTGATGAGCAACAAAGCCATTTTACCGCTGTTATGGCAGCTTTTCCCTTACCACAAAAACCTTTTACCAGCCTATTTTACCCGCAGCAATTTAGTCGACTATGTAAAAAAACCCCTCCTATCGCGCGAGGGCGCCAACATTACCATTGTACAAAACGAACAGGTAATTGCCCATAGCGAGGGCGACTACGGCGAAGAAGGTTATATCTTTCAGCAACTATGTAAACTGCCTGATTTTGATGGCAACTATCCCATTATTGGCAGCTGGATAGTTGGCCAGCAACCCGCAGGGATAGGCATCAGGGAATCCGACGGGCTGATTACCAATAATACCAGCAGGTTTGTACCTCATTTAATTTTACAATAA
- a CDS encoding hydroxymethylglutaryl-CoA lyase — protein MSTIKLTECPRDAMQGLHHFVPTHIKAAYINLLLQVGFDTVDFGSFVSPKAIPQMRDTADVLSQLDLSRTNSKLLAIVANLRGAEDAVQFDEITYLGFPFSISETFQQRNTNSGIAQSFQHVKKMNALCRQNNKQLLVYLSMAFGNPYGDEWNAAIVQQWARQMVDEGISIIALGDTTGQSTPEKITAIYPDLLARFPETEFGLHLHSTPATSAAKIKAAYKAGCKRFDSALKGYGGCPMATDTLTGNIATEDVMAFMQSEGINLGLDMEKWREAMAYSAKVF, from the coding sequence ATGAGCACCATTAAGCTAACCGAATGCCCGCGCGATGCCATGCAAGGCCTGCACCATTTTGTGCCCACGCACATTAAAGCCGCCTACATTAACCTTTTACTACAGGTAGGTTTTGATACGGTAGATTTTGGCAGCTTTGTATCGCCCAAAGCCATCCCGCAAATGCGCGATACGGCAGATGTACTATCGCAATTAGATTTGAGCCGCACCAACAGCAAACTACTGGCCATTGTGGCCAACCTGCGCGGCGCGGAAGATGCCGTTCAGTTTGACGAAATCACTTACCTGGGTTTCCCGTTCTCCATCTCCGAAACCTTTCAGCAGCGCAACACCAACTCGGGCATTGCCCAATCGTTCCAGCATGTTAAAAAGATGAACGCCCTTTGTCGGCAAAACAATAAGCAACTACTGGTTTACCTATCCATGGCTTTTGGGAACCCTTACGGGGATGAGTGGAACGCGGCTATTGTGCAGCAATGGGCCAGGCAAATGGTAGACGAAGGCATCAGCATCATTGCCCTCGGCGATACTACCGGGCAATCCACCCCCGAAAAAATCACAGCAATTTATCCCGACCTGCTTGCCCGCTTCCCGGAAACCGAGTTTGGCCTGCACCTGCACTCCACCCCTGCCACCAGCGCGGCCAAAATAAAAGCCGCCTACAAGGCAGGCTGCAAACGTTTTGATAGTGCACTGAAGGGCTACGGCGGCTGCCCCATGGCTACCGACACCCTAACCGGCAACATCGCTACCGAAGATGTGATGGCCTTTATGCAGTCCGAAGGCATTAATTTAGGCCTCGATATGGAGAAATGGCGCGAAGCGATGGCGTATTCGGCGAAGGTATTTTGA
- a CDS encoding transposase → MITESFIYFTIDSYTKNDQKAAPELTIEKGDLVIRDRGYLTLKEIERHWTAEADCIYRHQSNIVLLDSQTKERINLLTELQSKKQLDFEVTLNNEKGTKIRIVALPVSDEIANRRRMKAKKEAKKEPGKECLALMSWSIFMTTISRQDADYNFLFKVYSLRWRIEIIFKSWKSNMEFSKIHNVSKKQLSLILYARFIMIIIYIQYIFSPARMIIKKHQKRGLSMIKVVRYLIKNASKIIQVVKAIESYKGKIGYHLITLARYCSYDKRVRPNFEQDFDIAFLP, encoded by the coding sequence TTGATAACTGAAAGCTTTATTTATTTTACCATCGATTCTTATACTAAGAACGATCAGAAAGCCGCCCCCGAATTAACGATAGAAAAGGGCGACCTTGTTATTCGGGACAGGGGGTATCTAACCCTTAAAGAAATCGAGAGGCATTGGACAGCAGAAGCGGACTGCATATACAGGCATCAGAGTAATATAGTACTTTTAGACAGCCAAACAAAAGAAAGAATTAACCTGCTCACCGAATTACAATCAAAAAAACAGCTTGATTTTGAGGTTACTTTAAATAATGAAAAAGGTACAAAAATCAGGATAGTCGCCTTGCCTGTAAGTGACGAAATTGCAAACAGGCGCAGGATGAAGGCTAAGAAAGAGGCCAAAAAGGAACCGGGTAAAGAGTGCCTGGCCCTGATGTCATGGTCCATTTTTATGACTACCATTTCCAGACAGGACGCAGATTATAACTTTCTTTTCAAAGTATATAGCCTGAGGTGGCGGATTGAAATCATATTCAAATCCTGGAAAAGTAACATGGAGTTTTCTAAGATCCATAATGTTTCGAAAAAACAACTGTCACTTATCCTTTATGCGAGATTTATCATGATCATCATTTACATCCAGTATATCTTTTCGCCTGCCAGAATGATCATCAAAAAACATCAGAAAAGGGGCTTGAGTATGATAAAAGTAGTCCGGTATCTCATAAAAAATGCCTCTAAAATAATACAGGTCGTTAAAGCCATAGAAAGTTATAAGGGCAAGATAGGATATCATCTAATTACTTTAGCCAGGTACTGCTCCTACGATAAAAGAGTCAGACCCAATTTTGAACAGGATTTCGATATTGCCTTTTTACCTTAG
- the mobA gene encoding molybdenum cofactor guanylyltransferase → MKQLLGVAMCGGQSRRMGTDKGLIMRGGMAWAQIVTSKLSNLQIPVVISINPSQYSNYKQLFDPGSLIMDTLTLQGPLNGLLSVHQARPDADMIVLACDMIDMKVVVLQNLIQRYRNEPGFDYYAYHNDHFFEPLCAIYTCAALKALNLKFDSGGATNFSLQNILINGNTKQLPVDDSESFNNNNEHLTS, encoded by the coding sequence ATGAAACAATTGTTGGGTGTTGCCATGTGCGGAGGGCAAAGCCGCCGGATGGGAACAGATAAAGGTTTGATTATGCGCGGCGGCATGGCCTGGGCGCAGATTGTGACAAGCAAGCTAAGCAACCTGCAAATACCTGTTGTTATTTCCATCAACCCAAGCCAGTATTCAAATTATAAGCAACTGTTTGATCCAGGGAGCTTAATTATGGATACCCTGACGCTGCAAGGCCCCTTAAATGGCTTGTTGAGTGTACACCAGGCCCGGCCTGATGCAGATATGATAGTGTTAGCCTGCGATATGATTGATATGAAGGTCGTTGTTTTACAAAACCTCATTCAGCGTTACCGTAACGAACCTGGATTTGATTATTATGCCTACCATAACGACCACTTTTTTGAACCGCTTTGCGCTATCTATACCTGCGCCGCACTAAAAGCCTTGAATTTGAAATTTGATAGTGGAGGGGCAACTAATTTCAGCCTTCAAAATATCCTGATCAACGGGAATACCAAACAGCTTCCGGTTGATGACAGTGAAAGTTTTAATAATAATAATGAGCATCTAACCTCCTGA
- a CDS encoding DUF7009 family protein yields the protein MGHQPLTYTLQKTDIDQLSVTFKNHEIILLVPQQTALNWTNTESVGFDHQDYSGLYLLVEKDFKCLDNVTEHQSDNYPNPLAGK from the coding sequence ATTGGCCATCAGCCACTTACTTACACCCTCCAAAAAACGGATATAGATCAACTGTCGGTCACTTTTAAAAACCATGAGATCATCTTGCTGGTACCACAGCAGACAGCCTTAAACTGGACCAATACCGAGAGCGTGGGGTTTGACCATCAAGATTATTCCGGCTTATATTTATTGGTTGAGAAGGACTTTAAATGCCTTGACAACGTAACAGAACACCAAAGCGACAATTACCCCAACCCTTTAGCCGGCAAATGA
- a CDS encoding Crp/Fnr family transcriptional regulator has translation MKVCKKDCDLDTCFLCKSCIKEWLPAIAAHRKNFEVKKGEIIFNEGDVVTGIYFVYSGVFKVHKKWGADKELIVRFAREGAIVGHRGMGTNAFYPVSATAIENSTVCFLDMAFFDATLKVNHEFTYQLMMFFADELQESERKMRNMAHMPVKGRIAQALLTLQDQFGISAQGAIGIELTRQDLASFAGATYETVFRVINDLVHAEAVRVTGKLIWIISRDQLMQIVSEGNS, from the coding sequence ATGAAAGTTTGTAAGAAAGATTGTGACCTGGATACCTGTTTTTTGTGTAAGTCATGTATAAAAGAGTGGTTGCCGGCTATTGCAGCCCACCGTAAAAATTTTGAAGTAAAAAAAGGAGAAATTATTTTTAATGAGGGTGATGTAGTAACCGGTATTTACTTTGTGTATTCGGGCGTGTTCAAGGTGCATAAAAAGTGGGGTGCCGATAAGGAGTTAATTGTACGGTTTGCACGCGAAGGTGCCATTGTGGGGCATCGTGGTATGGGAACAAATGCTTTTTACCCTGTTTCGGCAACGGCTATCGAAAATAGTACGGTTTGTTTTTTGGATATGGCTTTTTTTGATGCTACGCTTAAAGTTAACCATGAGTTTACCTATCAGTTGATGATGTTTTTTGCCGACGAGTTGCAGGAGTCGGAACGAAAAATGCGCAACATGGCACATATGCCTGTAAAGGGGCGCATAGCACAGGCTTTACTTACCCTGCAAGATCAGTTTGGTATATCGGCTCAAGGTGCAATCGGCATCGAATTAACCCGGCAGGACCTGGCTTCATTCGCGGGCGCCACTTACGAAACGGTGTTCAGGGTAATTAATGATTTGGTACATGCGGAAGCGGTGCGGGTTACCGGAAAGTTAATATGGATCATCAGTCGCGATCAATTAATGCAGATTGTTAGTGAAGGCAACTCATAA